The Rhododendron vialii isolate Sample 1 chromosome 6a, ASM3025357v1 genome includes a window with the following:
- the LOC131328331 gene encoding putative receptor protein kinase ZmPK1, giving the protein MDTQIPIVLISLLLSSLPLFSISSPHTLLTSSSLSVSDVLFSPNRVFSAGFHFVGENAYCFSIWFTQPTSDSNLTVVWTANHDKPINGKRSKLSLLNSGDLILTDAAQFTVWSTNTKSIPPLQLQLLNTGNLVLRNPSGSTNVWESFDSPTDTLLPNQPITRVGWSFPRISLVLCLVYFRACAWRCESGSGSRPNSGIRAGVAGSGSPEKHGQPVGRKARSMA; this is encoded by the exons ATGGATACCCAAATTCCAATCGTCCTCATTTCCCTTCTCCTATCATCACTACCtctgttttcaatttcttcacCCCATACCTTGCTCACATCCTCATCCCTCTCGGTATCCGATGTCCTATTTTCCCCAAACAGGGTCTTCTCTGCTGGCTTCCACTTCGTCGGTGAAAATGCCTACTGCTTTTCTATTTGGTTCACTCAACCCACATCCGATAGCAATCTCACCGTCGTTTGGACAGCCAATCACGACAAACCCATCAACGGAAAACGCtcaaaactctctctcctcaactCCGGCGACCTCATATTGACCGACGCAGCCCAATTCACAGTCTGGTCGACAAACACCAAATCAATTCCCCCGCTTCAATTACAGCTTCTAAATACCGGTAACCTCGTTCTTCGAAATCCAAGTGGTTCAACGAATGTTTGGGAAAGTTTTGATTCACCAACGGATACCCTCCTTCCAAACCAACCCATAACCCGTGTTGGG TGGAGTTTTCCTCGGATATCTCTCGTTTTGTGCTTGGTTTATTTTCGTGCTTGTGCTTGGAGGTGTGAATCGGGGTCGGGGTCTCGacccaacagtggtatcagagccggaGTTGCTGGTTCGGGGTCACCGGAGAAGCACGGACAGCCCGTTGGAAGGAAAGCACGGAGCATGGCCTAA
- the LOC131328329 gene encoding uncharacterized protein LOC131328329 — translation MINHPNPIHNSSVVPQISTNVVNVADGGGGNRSNLDLQLLQQENRWILHKGCLSISDQVLEAIRKEHEAAEAKKAQLALNARKKAKYITIPEGFDLLQQKKCKGMATGGALIDAFNVAQRDVADKDCARMFYASGLAFNLARSPYFRKYSLTLANSRLAGYIPPSYNRLRTTLLSQEKKHINRLLQPVKDTWKKRGVSLVSDGWSDRQRRSLINIMAASTGGAMFIKAIDASGNTKDAEYVANLFLQVIKDLGEANVVQIVTDNASNYKAAGLTIEAKYPHVFWTPCVVHSLNLALKSICEPREKTPYHGKANYIFNHYSNLKLLSVAETRFASSFIMAKRLREVKTSLEKMVMDASWKTYRADGNTLVETKAREVKKCIVDDTFWDQLDYLLSFTEPIIDMLRIADTDSPVLHLIYDMWDTMIENVKKGIFEHEGEDMEFGKSDFFNVVHQILESR, via the exons ATGATCAACCATCCAAATCCAATCCACAATTCTTCTGTTGTTCCTCAAATATCTACAAAT GTTGTGAACGTGGCTGACGGAGGAGGGGGAAATCGATCGAACCTGGATTTGCAATTACTGCAACAAGAGAATCGTTGGATCTTACACAAAG GTTGCTTATCCATAAGTGATCAGGTGCTTGAAGCCATAAGGAAGGAGCATGAAGCAGCTGAAGCTAAAAAGGCTCAACTAGCCCTAAATGCAAGGAAAAAAGCAAAGTACATCACCATCCCAGAAGGTTTTGACCTTCTCCAGCAGAAAAAATGCAAGGGAATGGCCACCGGAGGTGCTTTAATTGATGCATTCAATGTTGCGCAGAGAGATGTTGCTGACAAAGATTGTGCACGAATGTTCTACGCTAGTGGTTTGGCATTTAATCTTGCAAGATCCCCCTATTTTCGGAAGTACTCACTGACCCTTGCAAATAGCAG GTTAGCCGGATACATTCCTCCTTCATACAATAGGTTGCGTACCACTTTGCTTTCCCAGGAAAAAAAGCATATCAACAGGTTGTTACAGCCAGTGAAAGATACATGGAAGAAGAGAGGTGTTTCATTGGTCTCCGATGGGTGGTCTGATAGGCAGCGCAGGTCTTTGATTAACATAATGGCAGCATCTACTGGGGGAGCTATGTTTATAAAAGCCATTGATGCGAGTGGAAATACCAAGGATGCAGAGTATGTTGCAAACTTGTTCTTACAGGTGATCAAGGATTTAGGAGAAGCAAATGTGGTTCAAATTGTGACAGACAATGCCTCAAACTACAAGGCTGCTGGGTTAACTATTGAAGCCAAATACCCACATGTATTTTGGACTCCATGCGTTGTGCATAGTCTCAACTTGGCCTTGAAGAGCATCTGTGAGCCAAGAGAAAAAACACCTTA CCATGGCAAGGCAAATTACATCTTCAATCACTACTCTAATTTGAAATTGCTAAGTGTAGCAGAAACTAGATTTGCCTCTAGTTTTATCATGGCTAAACGCTTAAGGGAAGTTAAGACATCTCTCGAAAAAATGGTGATGGATGCAAGCTGGAAAACCTATAGGGCAGATGGAAACACTTTAGTTGAAACTAAAGCTCGTGAGGTGAAAAAATGCATTGTTGATGACACATTTTGGGATCAGTTAGATTATCTTTTAAGTTTCACCGAACCAATCATTGACATGTTGAGGATAGCTGACACAGACTCTCCCGTTTTGCATCTCATATATGATATGTGGGATACAATGATTGAGAATGTGAAAAAGGGGATATTTGAACATGAAGGAGAAGACATGGAGTTTGGTAAATCTGACTTTTTCAATGTTGTGCACCAAATTTTAGAGAGTAGGTAG
- the LOC131331269 gene encoding putative receptor protein kinase ZmPK1, producing MDVDGNVRLYSLDEGKRIWSVSWQAISQPCKIHGVCGPNAMCNYDHPGEKDGRRCSCLPGYKAKNLTDWSLGCEPEFNLSCNATESGFIKLPNVEFYGHDIKFYENYTYKRCEEVCLRSCNCYGFNLKFRYEDGYYNCYPKLRLLNGHRCAAFGNPMYIRLPKASLISYANEEQEIGLHCPPSTQNLLLDRRYKTSKQNRTLQFMVWFASALGGVEIICICFVWLLLYKTQHSSSENTQGYLQVASGFRKFTYDELKKATGTFREEIGRGGSGVVYKGVLSNRRVAAIKRLNETNNGEAEFLAEVSTIRRVNHMNLIEIWGYCLEGNHRLLVYEYMERGSLAENLISGTLNWEKRFDIAVGSAKGLSYLHEECLEWVLHCDVKPQNILLDANFQSKVADFGLSKLVNRGGGGKNSSFSRVRGTRGYMAPEWIAYLPISSKVDVYSYGVVVMEMVTGKSPMTMGGQGSGNTGEMEQRGLVKWVREKMNGTGENELWLEEIIDPVMKGKCDLRKMEKLVQVALECLKEDKDARPTMRQVIERLLPH from the exons ATGGATGTGGATGGGAACGTGAGATTGTATAGCTTGGATGAGGGGAAGAGGATTTGGAGTGTATCTTGGCAAGCCATTAGTCAGCCGTGCAAGATCCATGGAGTTTGTGGGCCTAACGCCATGTGTAATTATGATCATCCCGGGGAGAAAGATGGTCGGAGATGCTCTTGTTTACCCGG GTACAAGGCAAAAAACCTTACAGATTGGTCTCTCGGGTGTGAACCGGAGTTCAACCTCTCTTGCAACGCTACCGAATCCGGTTTCATCAAACTTCCTAACGTCGAATTTTACGGCCACGATATCAAATTCTATGAAAATTACACCTATAAAAGATGTGAGGAAGTATGCTTACGAAGCTGTAATTGCTACGGCTTCAATCTCAAATTTCGCTACGAAGATGGTTATTACAATTGTTATCCAAAGTTACGGCTGCTTAACGGACATAGATGCGCTGCATTTGGGAATCCTATGTATATAAGACTGCCCAAAGCCTCTCTCATTTCTTATgcaaatgaagaacaagaaatcGGGTTACATTGCCCCCCGAGCACACAAAACTTGCTACTTGATAGACGTTacaaaacatcaaaacaaaacaGGACGTTGCAGTTTATGGTTTGGTTCGCCTCTGCATTAGGCGGAGTAGAAataatttgtatttgtttcGTATGGTTGTTGTTGTACAAAACCCAACACAGTTCAAGTGAAAACACACAAGGTTACCTTCAAGTTGCGAGCGGGTTTAGGAAATTCACTTATGACGAATTGAAGAAAGCGACCGGAACTTTTAGGGAAGAAATCGGAAGAGGAGGCAGTGGGGTTGTGTACAAAGGCGTTTTATCCAATCGTAGAGTTGCAGCAATCAAGAGACTTAACGAGACTAATAATGGGGAAGCAGAATTCTTAGCGGAGGTAAGCACCATTCGAAGGGTTAACCACATGAACttgattgagatttggggaTACTGCCTTGAAGGAAATCATAGGCTATTGGTTTACGAGTATATGGAGCGCGGATCGTTAGCAGAGAATCTTATTTCTGGCACCCTTAATTGGGAGAAGAGGTTTGATATCGCGGTTGGGTCTGCGAAAGGGCTATCTTATCTGCACGAAGAGTGTTTGGAGTGGGTTCTCCATTGCGATGTGAAGCCTCAAAACATTCTGTTGGACGCTAATTTCCAATCCAAGGTTGCGGATTTCGGCCTCTCCAAGTTAGTAAACAGAGGGGGCGGTGGAAAGAATTCGAGTTTTTCCAGAGTAAGGGGGACGAGAGGTTACATGGCGCCCGAATGGATTGCCTACCTCCCTATCTCATCCAAAGTCGATGTTTATAGCTacggagtggtggtgatggaaaTGGTCACAGGAAAGAGCCCGATGACAATGGGTGGTCAGGGGTCTGGAAATACAGGGGAGATGGAACAGAGAGGGCTGGTGAAGTGGGTAAGGGAGAAGATGAATGGGACTGGAGAGAATGAACTGTGGCTTGAAGAGATCATTGATCCAGTGATGAAGGGGAAATGTGATTTAAGGAAGATGGAGAAATTGGTTCAAGTGGCATTAGAATGTTTAAAGGAAGACAAAGATGCAAGACCAACCATGAGACAAGTTATAGAGAGGCTTCTACCCCATTAA
- the LOC131331274 gene encoding uncharacterized protein LOC131331274: MFEEPISWWANHGASTPLLQALAFKLLSHPAFSSCCERNWSTYSVIQSVKRNRLATSRAEDLVFVHCNLHLLSRKSEEYTVGPSKYWDISGDQFDIEGQEVAELAQLSLDEPELEKLTFQDVEAGEEQLNGDEF, translated from the exons ATGTTTGAGGAACCTATTTCATGGTGGGCCAATCATGGGGCTTCAACCCCATTGCTACAAGCTTTGGCCTTCAAATTGCTTTCGCATCCCGCATTTTCCTCTTGCTGTGAGAGGAATTGGAGCACATATTCTGTGATTCAAAGTGTGAAGAGAAACCGGCTAGCAACAAGTCGAGCTGAAGACCTAGTCTTTGTGCATTGCAATCTCCACCTTCTCTCAAGGAAGAGCGAGGAATACACAGTAGGACCTTCGAAATATTGGGACATAA GTGGAGATCAGTTTGATATAGAAGGACAAGAGGTGGCAGAGCTTGCACAACTTTCCCTTGATGAACCAGAGTTGGAGAAGTTGACTTTTCAGGATGTTGAGGCGGGTGAAGAGCAGCTGAATGGAGATGAGTTTTAG
- the LOC131328330 gene encoding uncharacterized protein LOC131328330, translating into MTFKRTITSGKWFFSSSRFGLKETVLVVGLFKLNTDGSFDANLSMGLAGGLICESSGNWVLGFQRKDVVASSSTAIECWALKDGLQLALERNLIGILVETDSLTLVHVLNQIVLKTMSYVILCLTAWCCWTSLK; encoded by the exons ATGACATTTAAACGAACCATTACATCAGGGAAATGGTTCTTCTCTAGTTCACGTTTCGGACTGAAGGAGACAGTTCTAGTCG TTGGTCTTTTTAAACTTAACACTGATGGCTCTTTTGATGCAAATTTGAGTATGGGTTTGGCAGGCGGGCTCATATGTGAAAGTTCAGGTAATTGGGTCTTGGGTTTCCAAAGGAAAGATGTTGTAGCTTCCTCTAGCACTGCAATTGAATGTTGGGCTCTCAAGGACGGTTTGCAACTTGCATTGGAGCGAAATTTGATTGGAATTCTTGTGGAAACCGATTCTTTGACGTTGGTGCATGTTCTCAATCAGATAGTGTTGAAAACCATGAGTTATGTAATATTATGTCTGACTGCATGGTGTTGCTGGACCAGCTTAAAGTAG
- the LOC131328328 gene encoding protein FAR1-RELATED SEQUENCE 9-like: protein MKFKTEEAAYEFSGAFARFKDFSKDFSECIYNYEDEDEFISAWNAMLERYNLQDNDWLKRMFNQKEKWALVYGRQTFCADMTTTQRSESMNSVLKRYASYKHDLLQFFHHFQRLVDDRHYEELKADFRATQSTPSLSFPVEMLKHAASMYTPDVFVLFQRELSKAHDCNLKKFGESGTVTEYDVSPYGKDDQHHLVTFDSSADMVLCSCKKFEFVGLLCSHALKVLCNNNVMRIPEKCILKRWTKNAKSGSTGTCARTSLIEDPKAMMGRRYKELCRLCTQLATRATETEEAYNIAMDCLKKIAEEVDASLTGEGFDGTSNANNSAFLENKATLGEEFEKRVKGLKVKERATGRSSKRPRNALERAIKSKKNPVNNLNSMDYLIQQSELHTPSRFSQV from the coding sequence ATGAAATTTAAGACAGAAGAGGCAGCTTATGAATTTAGTGGTGCATTTGCAAGATTCAaagatttttcaaaagattttagTGAGTGCATATACAATTATGAAGATGAGGATGAATTTATTAGTGCTTGGAATGCGATGCTTGAAAGGTATAATCTCCAAGATAATGATTGGTTGAAGCGAATGTTTAACCAAAAGGAGAAATGGGCATTGGTTTATGGGAGACAGACTTTTTGCGCTGATATGACTACCACCCAACGCAGTGAAAGCATGAACAGTGTGCTTAAAAGATATGCCAGCTACAAACATGATTTGTTGCAGTTTTTCCACCATTTTCAAAGGTTAGTTGATGATCGCCACTACGAAGAACTAAAAGCTGATTTTAGAGCAACTCAAAGTACTCCATCTTTGTCCTTTCCGGTAGAAATGTTGAAGCATGCAGCAAGTATGTACACCCCAGATGTGTTTGTATTGTTTCAGAGGGAGCTAAGCAAGGCTCATGATTGTAACTTGAAAAAATTTGGTGAGAGTGGAACAGTAACTGAATATGATGTCAGTCCTTATGGCAAGGATGATCAACACCATCTTGTTACATTCGACTCATCAGCAGATATGGTGTTGTGTAGCtgtaaaaaatttgagtttgtaGGATTATTATGTTCACATGCACTTAAAGTTCTTTGCAATAACAATGTTATGAGAATTCCGGAGAAATGCATATTGAAAAGGTGGACAAAGAATGCAAAATCAGGGAGTACAGGTACTTGTGCACGGACAAGCTTGATCGAAGATCCAAAGGCAATGATGGGAAGACGATACAAAGAGTTGTGCCGCTTGTGTACCCAATTGGCAACAAGAGCTACTGAAACAGAGGAAGCTTATAATATTGCTATGGATTGTCTTAAAAAAATTGCGGAAGAAGTGGATGCAAGTTTGACTGGAGAAGGTTTTGATGGGACCTCTAATGCCAATAATAGTGCATTTCTAGAGAATAAAGCTACCCTTGGTGAAGAATTTGAGAAAAGAGTTAAAGGGTTGAAAGTTAAAGAGAGAGCTACTGGAAGGTCTAGCAAAAGGCCAAGAAATGCTCTTGAAAGGGCCATTaagtctaaaaaaaatccaGTAAATAATTTGAACTCCATGGATTATCTCATTCAACAAAGTGAATTACATACACCTTCGCGTTTCAGCCAGGTATAA